A portion of the Hymenobacter gelipurpurascens genome contains these proteins:
- a CDS encoding KpsF/GutQ family sugar-phosphate isomerase, with translation MKQQNDPILIAKKVLQQEAEAIQGVADGLGNTPDFALCIAAILSLRGRVVVTGIGKSAHIANKIVATLNSTGTPALFMHAADAIHGDLGMIQPEDFVIAISKSGDTPEIKVLVPLLKRKGVPLAALVSNADSYLAVQADYVLHAPVTREACPHNLAPTTSTTVALALGDALAVCLLESRAFSRQDFAQLHPGGTLGKELYLKVGDLSRQNQQPQVADDAPLKDIILEISGKRLGATAVLNAAGQLIGIITDGDLRRMLTTFEGRLDRVTARDILTPAPVTIDEDDFAVEALARMQARNITQLVVTNAERFSGFIHLHDLLREGLV, from the coding sequence TTGAAACAGCAGAACGACCCCATCCTGATTGCAAAAAAAGTGCTTCAGCAAGAAGCTGAGGCTATTCAGGGGGTAGCCGATGGTCTCGGTAATACTCCCGATTTTGCACTATGCATAGCTGCTATACTCTCTTTACGGGGTAGGGTAGTAGTTACAGGCATCGGCAAGAGCGCCCACATCGCTAACAAAATTGTGGCTACTCTTAACTCAACCGGTACTCCGGCGCTTTTCATGCATGCTGCCGACGCTATTCATGGCGACTTGGGCATGATTCAGCCGGAAGATTTTGTCATTGCCATCAGCAAGAGCGGCGACACTCCCGAGATAAAAGTGCTGGTTCCGCTGCTCAAGCGCAAAGGGGTACCGCTGGCAGCACTGGTCAGCAATGCCGATTCTTACCTAGCTGTGCAAGCCGATTACGTGCTGCATGCTCCTGTAACGCGCGAAGCCTGCCCCCATAACCTGGCCCCAACCACCAGCACCACGGTAGCACTGGCCCTGGGCGACGCCTTAGCGGTATGCTTGCTGGAAAGCCGGGCCTTTAGCCGCCAGGATTTTGCGCAGCTGCACCCAGGAGGCACGTTGGGCAAGGAGCTCTACCTGAAAGTAGGCGACCTGAGCCGCCAAAATCAGCAACCCCAGGTAGCCGACGATGCTCCGCTGAAGGATATAATTCTGGAAATATCCGGAAAACGCCTGGGTGCTACTGCCGTGCTCAATGCGGCCGGGCAACTTATTGGCATCATCACCGATGGGGATTTGCGCCGCATGCTGACTACGTTTGAGGGCCGGCTGGACAGGGTAACGGCACGGGATATTCTAACCCCAGCTCCGGTTACCATTGATGAAGATGACTTTGCAGTAGAAGCGTTAGCACGTATGCAAGCGCGCAACATTACCCAGCTGGTAGTAACAAATGCAGAGCGCTTCAGCGGCTTCATTCATCTGCACGATTTACTACGGGAAGGTCTGGTTTAA
- the recQ gene encoding DNA helicase RecQ, with amino-acid sequence MKNQVKQGADLKGKLKEVFGYGQFRGVQEDIIQNVIQGHNTFVIMPTGAGKSLCYQLPALVLPGTAIVISPLIALMKNQVDQLNAFGVNAQFLNSTLSKSEMNRVKKDVISGEVKLLYVAPESLTKEETIEFLNKATISFVAIDEAHCISEWGHDFRPEYRKIRSIIDGLGVQVPVIALTATATPKVQQDIQKNLQMDDASVFKTSFNRTNLYYEVRPKHNTKKQLIQYVKQRKGLAGIVYCLSRKKVEEIAELLRVNDVRALPYHAGLDPHVRMANQDAFLNEDCDVIVATIAFGMGIDKPDVRFVIHFDTPKSIEGYYQETGRGGRDGLEGDCLMFYSYDDIVKLEKFNKDKPVTERDNSKQLLQEMANYADSAVCRRKQLLHYFGERYPTDCGFCDNCKHPKERFEAKNEVLMALKAVVQTEERFGLDHIGTVLMGMNNPHVESYGHDKLTVYGQGKDHDAQFWHSLLRQTLLAGYLEKDIENFGVIKIAQKGIDFIEAPHSIKLTKDHNYEEEVKEEQEQEEVQQAAGHDEALFEMLKGLRKKIAQQKNLPPYVLFQDPSLKEMATTFPVKMDDLSHVGGVGQGKAQKFGAPFLALIQKYVEDNDIITAADVVVKSAVNKSKIKIYIIQQIDKKMDLEEIASSKGIDMRELMEEIEHICYSGTKLNLDYYIDGVLDQDRQEEITDYFLQASTDNIAVALKELGADEYTEEDLRLMRIKFLSEYAN; translated from the coding sequence GTGAAAAATCAAGTGAAGCAAGGGGCTGATCTGAAAGGCAAGTTAAAGGAAGTTTTCGGGTACGGTCAGTTTCGGGGCGTGCAGGAGGACATTATCCAGAACGTCATTCAGGGGCATAACACCTTTGTCATTATGCCTACAGGCGCGGGCAAAAGCCTGTGCTACCAGCTCCCGGCACTTGTGCTGCCAGGCACTGCCATTGTAATCTCGCCCCTTATTGCCCTGATGAAAAATCAGGTGGATCAGCTGAACGCCTTTGGGGTAAATGCTCAGTTTCTGAACTCGACCTTATCGAAGTCGGAGATGAACCGAGTAAAGAAGGACGTAATCAGCGGCGAAGTGAAGCTGCTCTATGTGGCGCCTGAGTCCTTGACCAAAGAAGAAACCATCGAGTTTCTCAATAAAGCAACTATCAGCTTCGTGGCTATTGATGAGGCGCACTGCATCTCGGAATGGGGCCACGACTTCCGGCCGGAGTATCGTAAGATCCGCAGCATTATTGATGGCCTAGGCGTGCAGGTGCCTGTTATTGCCCTCACGGCTACCGCCACCCCCAAAGTGCAGCAGGATATCCAGAAGAACCTGCAGATGGACGACGCCTCGGTGTTCAAGACGTCGTTTAACCGCACTAATCTTTACTACGAGGTTCGGCCAAAGCACAACACCAAGAAGCAGCTGATCCAGTACGTGAAGCAGCGTAAGGGCCTGGCGGGCATTGTGTATTGCCTCAGTCGCAAGAAGGTGGAGGAAATAGCCGAGCTGCTGCGCGTAAACGATGTGCGCGCCCTGCCCTACCACGCCGGCCTGGACCCGCACGTGCGCATGGCCAACCAGGATGCTTTCCTGAATGAGGACTGCGACGTAATTGTGGCCACCATCGCCTTCGGCATGGGCATCGATAAGCCCGATGTGCGCTTTGTGATTCACTTTGATACGCCCAAGAGTATTGAAGGCTACTACCAGGAAACCGGCCGCGGCGGTCGGGATGGCCTAGAAGGTGACTGTCTGATGTTCTACAGCTACGATGACATCGTGAAGCTGGAGAAATTCAACAAAGACAAGCCGGTTACGGAGCGCGACAACTCCAAGCAGTTGCTGCAGGAAATGGCCAACTACGCCGACTCGGCTGTGTGCCGCCGCAAGCAGTTGCTCCATTATTTTGGTGAGCGGTATCCTACTGATTGCGGATTCTGTGACAACTGCAAGCACCCGAAGGAGCGGTTCGAGGCAAAGAATGAAGTGCTCATGGCCCTCAAGGCTGTGGTGCAAACGGAAGAGCGCTTTGGCCTAGACCACATCGGGACGGTGCTGATGGGCATGAACAACCCGCACGTGGAAAGCTACGGCCATGATAAGCTTACAGTGTATGGCCAAGGCAAAGACCACGACGCCCAATTCTGGCATTCTTTGTTGCGCCAAACTTTATTGGCGGGTTATCTTGAGAAGGATATTGAAAATTTTGGCGTAATTAAAATCGCGCAAAAGGGAATCGATTTTATCGAGGCTCCGCATTCAATAAAGCTCACCAAGGACCACAACTACGAGGAAGAGGTGAAAGAGGAACAGGAACAAGAGGAAGTACAGCAAGCCGCCGGTCACGACGAAGCGCTGTTCGAGATGCTGAAGGGCCTGCGCAAGAAAATTGCTCAGCAGAAAAACCTGCCGCCCTACGTGCTTTTCCAGGACCCGTCGCTGAAGGAAATGGCGACCACCTTCCCCGTGAAGATGGACGACCTCTCCCATGTGGGTGGCGTAGGACAGGGCAAAGCGCAGAAGTTTGGGGCGCCCTTCCTGGCCCTCATTCAGAAGTACGTTGAGGATAACGACATTATAACGGCTGCCGATGTGGTAGTAAAATCGGCCGTTAACAAGTCAAAAATCAAGATTTACATCATTCAGCAGATCGATAAGAAGATGGATCTGGAAGAAATTGCTTCTTCCAAGGGCATTGACATGCGGGAGCTAATGGAGGAGATTGAGCACATCTGCTACTCCGGCACCAAGCTCAACCTCGACTATTACATCGATGGTGTTCTGGACCAGGACCGCCAGGAAGAAATTACGGACTACTTCCTGCAGGCCAGCACCGACAACATTGCGGTAGCCTTAAAAGAGCTGGGCGCCGATGAGTACACGGAGGAAGACTTGCGCCTTATGCGCATCAAGTTCCTGAGCGAATACGCCAACTAA
- a CDS encoding GNAT family N-acetyltransferase, with the protein MSFVIEHQAWDSKLMGFPVGRLVGFRLSETELRPILCGAQQEGWRLLYWSVDPDDSISNRSARATKAFLADRKVRFVQDVLLRPQPLPPTIVPAQTLTPRLLELAWQSGHQSRFRLDPGFAPGVYEQLYEQWLRNSLSGEKARLVLQHPAAPDAEATGLVTLEVRPGRADIGLLAVHSSARRQGIGRQLVQAARHYARALQLPQLQVVTQRANQEAFQFYQKEGFRLEHEEVVYHFWL; encoded by the coding sequence ATGAGTTTTGTGATTGAACATCAGGCGTGGGATAGTAAGCTGATGGGCTTTCCGGTGGGCCGCTTAGTGGGTTTCCGGTTGTCGGAAACAGAGTTGCGCCCTATTCTGTGTGGGGCCCAGCAAGAGGGCTGGCGGCTGCTCTACTGGTCCGTGGACCCCGACGATAGTATTTCTAACCGCAGCGCCCGAGCCACCAAGGCCTTTCTTGCCGATCGGAAGGTGCGCTTTGTGCAGGACGTGCTCCTCCGGCCCCAACCCTTGCCTCCCACCATTGTACCCGCCCAAACCCTTACTCCGCGCCTGCTGGAGCTGGCCTGGCAAAGTGGCCACCAGTCGCGCTTTCGCCTCGACCCCGGTTTCGCTCCTGGCGTGTATGAGCAGCTATATGAGCAATGGCTCCGCAACAGCCTCAGCGGCGAAAAGGCGCGCCTGGTACTACAGCACCCGGCCGCTCCCGATGCTGAAGCTACTGGCCTAGTAACGCTGGAAGTACGCCCTGGGCGCGCCGACATTGGCTTGCTGGCCGTGCATAGCTCCGCCCGTCGCCAAGGCATCGGGAGGCAACTGGTACAGGCGGCCCGGCATTACGCTCGCGCCTTGCAACTGCCGCAACTGCAGGTGGTTACGCAGCGTGCAAATCAGGAAGCCTTCCAGTTTTATCAAAAGGAAGGCTTTCGACTGGAGCATGAAGAAGTGGTGTATCACTTTTGGCTCTAG
- a CDS encoding BrxA/BrxB family bacilliredoxin → MATYPEYMVAPIRQDLVEAGFEQLMTPEEVDAVLNEQSGTVLVAVNSVCGCAAGKARPALKMAVSSSDKKPNKLVTVFAGMETEAVAKVREHLLPYPPSSPCIALFKDGELVHMIERYHIEGNDLMRIANNLQGAFEEYC, encoded by the coding sequence ATGGCCACGTACCCAGAATACATGGTAGCGCCGATTCGCCAAGACCTCGTAGAGGCCGGTTTCGAGCAACTGATGACCCCCGAAGAAGTAGATGCCGTGCTCAATGAGCAGAGCGGCACCGTACTGGTAGCCGTGAACTCGGTGTGTGGCTGCGCCGCTGGCAAAGCCCGCCCAGCCCTTAAAATGGCCGTTTCCAGCTCCGACAAAAAGCCCAATAAGCTCGTGACGGTATTTGCCGGCATGGAAACGGAAGCCGTAGCAAAGGTGCGCGAGCATTTGCTGCCCTATCCGCCTAGCAGCCCCTGCATCGCCCTGTTCAAAGACGGTGAGCTGGTGCACATGATTGAGCGCTACCACATTGAAGGCAATGACCTGATGCGCATTGCTAATAACTTGCAGGGCGCTTTCGAAGAGTACTGCTAA
- a CDS encoding tetratricopeptide repeat protein — protein sequence MYKTLLLATALGLTAASAQAQVDTVRASTLPPAQLAEKLYNSGVAKYNQKSYRAAILDFDKALAAKPDFAKAYYNRATTRYELKDYQPAVQDYDQAIKLDPATFGPYFGRAQAKEALGQSAEAEQDYGKAAELKTDYAPSWYYRGALRFEKGDYQAAKTDFDQAIKADPAYAYAWHDRASAQRQLNNLPAAIQDYTKALSLQPELLPALLNRAATKRRAGDLKGALQDYSDYLSKKQDNALAYTNRGSTRFEQGDYKGAVEDFSKAVALKADYAFAWNNRAAAYLKLEDYAKAEADASKAIGLNAQYAEAYLNRGHAREMLRHPDQACQDWRKAAELGLEVGTTYAANSGCGAE from the coding sequence ATGTATAAAACCTTACTATTGGCTACGGCCCTGGGCCTTACTGCCGCATCTGCCCAGGCACAGGTTGATACTGTCCGGGCCTCTACATTGCCGCCGGCTCAGTTGGCGGAGAAGCTGTACAATAGCGGGGTGGCGAAGTACAACCAAAAAAGCTACCGAGCTGCCATTCTGGACTTTGATAAAGCCTTGGCGGCAAAGCCTGATTTTGCCAAAGCCTATTACAACCGGGCCACCACCCGCTACGAGCTGAAAGACTATCAGCCAGCCGTGCAGGACTACGACCAGGCCATCAAGCTCGACCCCGCCACCTTCGGGCCATATTTTGGGCGGGCGCAGGCTAAAGAGGCGCTAGGCCAGTCGGCGGAGGCAGAGCAGGACTATGGTAAAGCGGCCGAGCTGAAGACCGATTATGCGCCTTCGTGGTACTACCGCGGAGCACTGCGCTTCGAAAAGGGAGATTATCAGGCGGCTAAAACAGATTTCGATCAGGCCATTAAGGCCGACCCGGCTTATGCGTATGCCTGGCACGACCGCGCCAGTGCTCAGCGCCAGCTCAATAATCTGCCGGCCGCTATTCAGGATTACACCAAAGCCCTGAGCCTACAGCCGGAATTGCTGCCCGCGCTCCTAAACCGCGCCGCCACGAAGCGCCGCGCCGGCGACCTAAAAGGCGCCCTACAGGACTACAGCGACTATCTGAGCAAAAAGCAGGACAACGCCCTGGCCTACACCAACCGCGGCAGCACCCGTTTCGAGCAGGGAGATTATAAAGGTGCCGTAGAGGATTTCTCGAAGGCAGTTGCCCTGAAAGCGGATTACGCTTTTGCCTGGAACAACCGGGCCGCGGCGTACCTCAAGTTAGAAGACTATGCCAAAGCGGAAGCCGATGCCTCCAAAGCTATTGGCCTGAATGCGCAGTATGCTGAGGCTTATCTCAACCGGGGCCACGCCCGCGAAATGCTGCGCCACCCAGACCAGGCTTGCCAGGACTGGCGCAAAGCCGCCGAGCTAGGCCTGGAAGTAGGCACCACTTACGCGGCCAACTCGGGCTGCGGCGCCGAATAG
- a CDS encoding OmpA family protein codes for MYKYLLAFLLLASATQAQNVEFSKDRFGNDKDGLKAALKEIKAGDEWYEMDPPRYEQALGHYLAAQKFNPNNAELNLRIGDSYLHSGFKPRALEYLQKAYQLNPDVDPRIHYLLGRGLHLNAKWTEAIAEYKRATPASGSKNTAAFTTDIQKKIRECENGKKLAAKPSRVFIDNAGPGVNSPYPDYGPVITADESVILFTSRRDNSTGGQHDPETGGFFEDIYQSSRNSQGEWSAARNLGDPVNTDGHDATVGLAPDGQRMLVYMEDNGGDLHEADLRGVQWRKPQKLGSRINSRSHESSAAYTPDGRSLYFVTDKEGGLGSRDIYKIEIDGRGQAVNLGSTINTQYGEEGVFLHPDGKTMYFSSEGHNSMGGYDIFKSVYENGKWSAPENLGWPINTPDDDVFFVISASGRHGYYSSFRDDGLGSKDIYQITFLGAEKQPLLSQEDQLLASRVQPVKETLLAPPVAIASAQVTILKGTVTDDKTKEPLEATIDVIDNSRNQVIASFRANAQSGRYLVSLPSGINYGIVVRQEGYLFHSENFDLPAGAAYSEVVKDIALKKLDVGVKVVLNNIFFDFDKATLRKESTSELERLQKLLTETPALRLEISGHTDNVGNAAYNKDLSQRRAKAVVDYLVQNGISKDRLTFAGYGDTQPVAPNTTKAGRQLNRRTEFKVTGK; via the coding sequence ATGTATAAATACCTACTCGCTTTTCTACTCCTGGCTTCTGCTACGCAGGCCCAGAATGTTGAGTTCAGCAAAGACCGATTTGGCAACGACAAGGACGGACTGAAAGCCGCTCTTAAGGAAATAAAGGCTGGTGATGAGTGGTACGAGATGGACCCACCGCGCTATGAGCAGGCGCTAGGCCACTACCTCGCGGCGCAGAAGTTCAACCCCAATAATGCCGAGCTCAACCTGCGCATCGGCGACAGCTACCTGCACTCCGGCTTTAAGCCACGCGCGCTGGAGTATTTGCAGAAGGCCTACCAACTCAACCCCGATGTAGACCCGCGCATTCATTACCTGTTGGGCCGTGGCCTACACCTGAATGCCAAGTGGACCGAGGCCATTGCGGAATACAAGCGCGCTACTCCGGCCAGCGGCTCCAAAAACACGGCAGCTTTCACCACTGATATTCAAAAGAAAATAAGGGAGTGTGAAAACGGCAAGAAACTGGCGGCTAAGCCCAGCCGCGTGTTTATTGATAACGCCGGACCTGGGGTAAACTCGCCTTATCCCGATTACGGCCCGGTTATTACGGCCGATGAATCGGTGATTCTGTTTACCTCGCGGCGCGACAACTCTACCGGTGGCCAGCATGACCCCGAAACGGGTGGCTTCTTCGAGGACATCTACCAGAGCAGCCGCAACAGCCAAGGCGAGTGGTCGGCGGCGCGCAACCTCGGCGACCCAGTGAATACCGATGGCCACGACGCCACCGTGGGCCTCGCTCCGGATGGGCAGCGCATGCTGGTGTACATGGAAGACAACGGCGGCGACCTGCACGAGGCCGACTTGCGTGGCGTGCAATGGCGCAAACCGCAGAAACTGGGTTCCCGCATCAACAGCCGCTCCCACGAGTCGTCGGCGGCCTACACGCCCGATGGGCGCAGTCTGTACTTCGTCACGGACAAGGAAGGTGGCCTAGGCTCGCGCGACATCTATAAAATTGAGATTGATGGCCGTGGGCAAGCCGTAAACCTGGGCTCCACCATCAACACCCAGTACGGCGAGGAAGGCGTTTTTCTGCATCCCGATGGCAAAACGATGTACTTCTCCTCGGAGGGCCATAACTCGATGGGCGGCTACGATATCTTTAAATCGGTATACGAAAACGGCAAATGGAGTGCCCCCGAAAACCTGGGGTGGCCTATCAATACGCCCGATGATGACGTGTTCTTCGTGATTTCGGCTTCGGGCCGGCATGGCTATTATTCCTCGTTTCGGGATGATGGCCTAGGCTCCAAGGATATCTACCAGATTACTTTCCTGGGAGCGGAGAAACAGCCTTTATTAAGCCAGGAAGACCAGTTATTGGCATCGCGGGTGCAGCCCGTGAAGGAGACGCTGTTGGCGCCGCCGGTAGCCATTGCTTCCGCCCAGGTAACCATTCTGAAAGGCACCGTAACGGACGATAAAACCAAGGAGCCGCTGGAGGCCACCATTGATGTAATTGATAACTCCCGCAATCAGGTAATTGCCTCCTTCCGGGCCAATGCACAGTCGGGCCGCTATCTGGTGTCGTTGCCTTCCGGTATCAACTACGGCATTGTGGTGCGGCAGGAAGGCTACTTGTTCCACTCCGAAAACTTTGACCTACCAGCCGGCGCTGCCTACTCCGAGGTAGTGAAAGACATTGCGTTGAAGAAGCTGGATGTGGGCGTGAAAGTGGTGTTGAACAACATTTTCTTCGATTTCGATAAGGCTACTCTGCGCAAGGAAAGCACCAGTGAGCTAGAGCGCCTGCAGAAACTCCTGACGGAAACTCCGGCTCTGCGCCTGGAGATTTCGGGCCACACTGATAACGTCGGTAACGCTGCCTACAACAAAGACCTGAGCCAGCGGCGAGCCAAAGCGGTAGTGGATTATCTGGTGCAAAATGGCATCAGTAAAGACCGCCTGACTTTTGCGGGCTACGGCGACACGCAGCCTGTCGCACCAAATACTACCAAAGCCGGACGGCAGCTTAACCGTCGCACCGAGTTCAAAGTGACCGGCAAATAG
- a CDS encoding ABC transporter substrate-binding protein: MLRADEQKGDFTPWLAEALPGVTRIGDSLMLVSYRIRPEATWDNGAPVLARDVAFTLKTMHCAGLPTEMAQARFGFVLDLRPDSTDPRRFSLLCRGQSIDFVRSSGDFSILPEYVLDPQATLRGLAVADMGKNLPVVQQFAQRYLAAQLARHPERVPGCSAYQLQSWQPGRQLTLVRKPNWWADKLLTPPPALRAFPRRINFQIIPDAATAVLALRRGDIDLYSLMPAPEFARLQQSPTDREQLRFSTADSYECLTANFNTRKPQLQDRLTRQALTYLFDVSALIKATQLGQATPSIGLISPRIKRYYNDSLPPLTYSPAQATRLLKQAGWQQSEQGWTRASGGSTQQLRLSISYRAGEPAFETTALQFRSAAALLGIPIELRPTEASLLSRQLLQGETEISLRNMNGQPFAYDFTPILHSGSTKLYNTTGFGTPASDHLIEAIAQENNLTKKAKLLRQFQRVLYVERPLAVLYFLQYRIAAARRLGTVPVSGLMPGYIVTDIRPTPVKP, translated from the coding sequence TTGTTGCGAGCCGATGAGCAGAAGGGCGACTTTACGCCTTGGCTGGCAGAAGCACTTCCAGGCGTAACGCGCATCGGCGACTCGCTTATGCTGGTTTCCTACCGCATTCGGCCAGAGGCTACCTGGGACAATGGCGCCCCTGTGCTGGCCCGCGACGTGGCCTTCACCCTGAAAACGATGCATTGCGCGGGCTTGCCGACCGAAATGGCGCAGGCTCGCTTTGGCTTTGTGCTCGATCTGCGGCCCGATTCCACTGATCCGCGCCGTTTTTCCCTGCTGTGTCGCGGCCAGTCCATCGATTTTGTGCGCAGCTCCGGCGACTTCAGTATTCTGCCCGAATACGTACTGGACCCCCAGGCCACTTTGCGGGGCTTGGCCGTAGCCGATATGGGCAAAAATTTGCCCGTAGTTCAGCAATTTGCGCAGCGCTACCTGGCCGCGCAGCTGGCCCGACACCCCGAGCGCGTGCCTGGTTGTAGCGCGTACCAGCTACAAAGCTGGCAACCGGGCCGGCAGCTTACGCTTGTGCGCAAACCCAATTGGTGGGCTGATAAACTGCTTACGCCACCACCCGCTCTGCGCGCTTTCCCGCGTCGCATCAACTTCCAGATAATTCCTGATGCTGCTACCGCCGTACTGGCGTTGCGTCGCGGTGATATCGACTTGTATAGCTTGATGCCGGCGCCGGAATTTGCCCGTCTGCAACAGTCACCAACAGATCGTGAGCAGCTGCGCTTTTCCACCGCCGACTCTTACGAGTGCCTTACGGCAAACTTCAACACCCGCAAGCCCCAGCTGCAAGACCGCTTAACCCGGCAGGCACTTACTTATTTGTTTGATGTCTCGGCCCTCATTAAAGCTACGCAGCTAGGCCAGGCAACACCAAGCATAGGCCTCATCAGTCCGCGCATCAAGCGCTATTACAACGACAGCCTCCCTCCCCTGACCTATAGCCCAGCACAGGCCACCCGATTGCTCAAGCAAGCTGGCTGGCAACAGTCGGAGCAAGGCTGGACCCGGGCTTCTGGAGGCAGCACGCAGCAACTGCGCCTGAGTATCAGTTACCGCGCCGGAGAGCCCGCTTTCGAAACCACTGCTTTGCAATTTCGGTCGGCCGCTGCTTTGTTGGGTATTCCTATTGAGCTGCGCCCAACGGAAGCTTCGCTGCTCAGTCGGCAGCTCTTGCAGGGCGAAACCGAAATCAGCCTGCGCAATATGAATGGCCAGCCGTTTGCCTACGACTTCACACCCATTCTGCACTCGGGCAGCACCAAGCTGTACAACACCACGGGGTTTGGCACTCCTGCCAGCGACCATCTGATTGAGGCCATTGCTCAGGAAAACAACCTGACCAAGAAAGCCAAGCTGCTGCGGCAGTTTCAGCGGGTGCTGTATGTGGAGAGGCCATTGGCCGTGCTGTATTTCCTGCAATACCGCATTGCAGCGGCCCGCCGGCTGGGTACTGTTCCCGTATCGGGGCTTATGCCGGGGTATATTGTTACGGATATTCGACCTACTCCTGTCAAGCCCTGA
- a CDS encoding ABC transporter permease, with product MQWSRYLLLRLALVGLAAWAILSCIFLLSRLTSQDDVVRAAFDGSTFSPTISATEKAQAENRLRQRYGLDVPLFYFSISPAHGQIPPAWQWHGTPNQYHRWLTNLLRGDLGTSYREDAPVTGLLAAALQYTLPLTALAAFFSLLITLELSIWLGYHPRWRQPVLAFLHAIQSLPLFVIALGLLLLLANPDVLAWFPAYGLGNDEAASPWAHDLGQYLYHVALPLFSLVLVSIPGLIIQLDASIQQELPSLYVATARAKGAPPRVVIRKHIVRNALLPVLPLLTELLPNMVAGSVVVEMIYALPGMGRLLAEAASTQDFPVLLGAVLLVALVRLLSQLLTDLLYQWADPRIRLSV from the coding sequence ATGCAGTGGAGCCGATACCTCCTGCTACGGCTGGCGCTCGTGGGGCTGGCGGCCTGGGCCATTCTGTCCTGCATCTTCTTACTATCCCGCCTGACCTCCCAGGACGATGTGGTTCGTGCAGCCTTCGACGGAAGCACCTTTAGCCCCACTATCTCAGCCACCGAGAAGGCGCAGGCAGAAAACCGGCTTCGGCAACGCTATGGCCTGGATGTGCCGCTGTTCTACTTTTCCATTTCGCCTGCCCACGGCCAGATTCCACCGGCTTGGCAATGGCATGGCACTCCCAATCAGTACCACCGCTGGCTGACCAACCTGCTTCGGGGAGATTTGGGCACGTCCTACCGCGAAGACGCACCCGTGACTGGCCTACTGGCCGCTGCCCTGCAGTATACCCTGCCTCTTACTGCGCTGGCCGCATTTTTTTCGCTTCTTATCACGTTGGAATTAAGCATTTGGTTGGGCTATCATCCGCGTTGGCGACAGCCGGTTTTGGCCTTTCTGCACGCGATACAGTCGTTGCCGCTGTTCGTTATTGCGCTAGGCCTGCTTCTGTTGCTGGCCAACCCCGATGTGCTGGCGTGGTTTCCGGCCTACGGGCTGGGTAATGATGAGGCGGCCAGCCCGTGGGCACATGACCTAGGCCAGTACCTGTATCACGTGGCGCTGCCTCTGTTCAGTTTGGTGCTGGTGAGTATTCCGGGCCTGATTATCCAGCTGGATGCTTCTATTCAGCAGGAGTTGCCGTCCCTGTATGTGGCCACCGCTCGGGCCAAGGGCGCACCTCCTCGGGTCGTCATCAGAAAGCATATTGTGCGCAATGCCCTGCTGCCAGTGTTGCCGTTGCTTACGGAGCTCCTCCCCAATATGGTGGCCGGCTCGGTAGTGGTAGAGATGATTTATGCGCTGCCCGGTATGGGGCGCCTGTTGGCAGAAGCCGCCTCTACCCAGGATTTTCCCGTGCTGCTGGGCGCCGTGCTGCTGGTTGCGCTGGTCCGCCTACTTAGCCAATTGCTTACCGATTTGCTGTACCAATGGGCCGATCCACGCATTCGGCTTTCCGTATGA